TTCAATTTGGGGGGAAAATTGTCCGCCTTTGACATACgatgcgtattgatcaatacgctgCCTTGTTTTGTCTCATTTTACCTTTTTACCCTTGTTCTGAGGCTAAAGGAAGCCAAAAGAGGGGCTTTATTGTCATTTGGTTAACATACGATGCGTAGGGATCCCTACGCACCTTATAagacctttttattttttttttgtttttttcttggTTTGTATTTAGAGAAACTAAAAATAATCCAAAAATTATGTTTATAAAAATTtgaattataaattataaattataaattataaattataaattataaattataaattataaattataaattataaatgaattaaaaatgatattatttgaattataaaaattaaaaatgataaaaactttataaattaaaaaatttctacaatttacaaaaatacaagtttcCGCTTAATCTTCGATAACATTTAAACTCGGTTCTCTGTCTTTGTCTCGGTCTGATTTAGGATGCATTAACTCGTAGTAGTGCTCTAACCGCGGTGTATACATTTCTTCCCACCGTTTCGCAGCTATTGATCGATGTGCCGACCACAGCGGGTTCACTAAAGGCATGGGGTAGTCTCCTTCCAACTTAGCATGTATGAAGTGTCCCCCGTGAACATGTATAAGCGTTATCGCTTGAGGTCGTGGATCTAGTGGGGCATCCGTTAATGGGAAGATGGTAGAGCTCCATTCAATGCTTAGCACGTGGAGGACAATATTATACCTTTGCGCTATGAGAAGCCCTACCTGGGGCATTTCCATCCAGTGACTTTCATCGCACCCTTTCACTGAATGCCATTCGATGCTCTTACGTATTCGTTTAAAGTCTCCTTCGTTATATGTTTCGAATACATGCTTCCAACGCGGTTTGTTATGGTCAATCTCCAGTAGTAAATCTCTTCGAATATTGGGCCATGCGTGTTCCGTAAAACCTAACCCGACAGCCACAGACCTGTACCCACAATGACCGTCTGGGGTCACATCTTGTATACGCGATATGTAAGAGCGAAACTCTGATGGAATTTGATTCTTAAACCTCTTAATGCATAACAAGTGCTCGTCCCCCTTTATTAATGGAAAAACCTTATCATCCCTCGTCTCcttctttttagaacttgttgaACTGTTTGGTTgcattttaggtttttcagacttCACAAACGAACCAGTTCCACGAGAGCCCTCTGACGGTACGTATGAGCTGTGTCGGGGTAAATCGTACCTATGCTTGGGGGAAGCGGTAATTACGTTGCTGTCCTCGCCATAGGAGCTGTATCTCGCAGCTTGGTCTAACCTCGCAGCTTCATCTAGCCTTTCTTGTACTTTCTTTGATGTAGGCCGACCGCGAGTGTTTTGCTGGACGATCGGTGGTTTCTTGGTTGACGATTTCGGGGTGAAAACCGCTTTTATCTTTGAAAGGATACTCTTTTGCTGAACGGGGGACTGCGCCTCTAAATGTTGCCGCACATTATTGAGCTCTGCTACAATATCGACCTCCTCGTCTACCAGTTTACAAGGGAGCAAGTCAAGCTTACGCCAGAATACATCTATCTCGTCGAGTTGTATTATACGCCCTACACAGTTAAGTTAATACGGTGTGAGAAACAGCTAAATCGTACAAAATAACAAAAGGTTTgtggttttaatattttttacctgTACGTGTGTAGTTTTCCAGCCTACAAGCACACGGCAATCCTTTGCTAAGCCACATATGGCAACCACATGATGTGTTAAGTTTCCGCAAcacatccatcttcctcagtagctCTTTTTCCAGCAAATCAAGTGCTTCATGGGAAACCTTTCCACGTAGGTTGTCCAACATTCGGTGTCTGTGGTGGTTCATCGTTTTTTCGATGCTCTCAGTGAAACTTTTTTGTATTTCATCGTACTGAGTTTCAACTATATCAATGATGCATCTTGCTATTCGCTCCAATGAACTCCCGCGCGTAATGTATCTTTTTAAATTTGCGTgctggctctcaactctgttggTGGTGCGCTGACCAAAGTTGCGACACTTATCGGTCCACGCATAAACGAACATTTCTTTATAGTCTTTGAGCCAGTTTTTGTAGACGTAATCATAGACAcctgtaaaaataaaataatgaaatgtaAAAGCGTGTGTGAAATATAATAGATTGGGTGAGTCGTTTGTTGAAGGAACACTTACTTTCTCGGTTGGCAACCACGAGTCGGTTATACATTTTCTCCAAGTTGTACTTGTACATGGGCTCTGATGAAGATTCGCACAATGTCCGCCAGTACGACATAAATTTCCCCCAATCTTCTTTATCGAACCCTGACTTGCACTTTCTAGCTATATTTTGTTGGATGTGAAAGTGGCATAGAAGCCTTTTTGCGTTCGGGAATACTTTAGAACACGCGTTTATTAGGGCAAGCTCCCTATCCGTGACTATCACACGCGGCATCATACATTCATGCAATATTGACTTGATCCGCTCAAGCACCCACACGTAGTTACCCCTTCGTTCTTTACAAATAACGGCATGTGCGATACAAAAAGACTTCCCAGTCGACGTCATACCCACAACCTGGACAAATGGCATGTTGTAGAGGTTTGTTTTGTAGGTCGCGTCGATCAACATCACGtgcgggaatgcacgccacatagTGATTGAATAAGGATGAACAAAGAAAATCTCTGTTACGACATCTGTTTTGGGATCTTGTCGGGTGTCGTAAATGAATCGGCGGTCATGCAGCAGGCTTTCCAGTGCCTGAATAGGATTCTTTCCGTCCATTATTGTCGCTCTAATTTTTTGTACCGCATTTTGCACGTCTTTCTGAACGTGCAGGCTGTCGGGGAACTGCTTTCTTAGGGTTTGAAATATGATAcgtggctccatgttttgagcagtTAGCTGCTCCACTAGCTTGTATTCGGCTTTAGTAAATCTTCGCACAAAAGCGTGGCCCAACAGACTCGTCGTAGGTTCGTGGTTATGGTTCGCACAGTCCACTTTTAACTCCCACGTGTCGTTCGTCACGTCCCGGATGGCGAGTAATGAAAATGGGCAGCCGATTTTTTTGCTACCAGCTTTCCTAACTGTTGCTTTACTACGGTGTTCACCACTACGGTCGCACACAAGCCATACCATCCCAGTAGTACCGCCAATATTTTTTGATCGGCGGGTAACAATTACGTAACCATTATCCTTTCCCgtttcttgtacccaattcttcaaatcagtacatgaaacgctaaaaaaagttacgttaataataatataatcgaaacttcagggaccatttgtgtcaaaaagacattaataataataataacaataataataataataataataataataataataataataataataataataataataataataataataataataataataataataataatataatataatcgAAACTCATACTTCAGGTACTAATATGGTTATTATTGAAACTATTTTAACAGAATGATTTAACAAGGTTAACTTTCATATAAAGATTTCATCTTTAAACACTAACTCAGTTAGCATACTTAACTGAACAGTatagggaccatttgtgtcaatttttgaaacttcagggactatttttgtcaatttttgaaacttcagggaccatttttgtcaattttcgaaagttcagggaccatttttgtcaattttcaaaagttcagggaccatttttgcaattttcgaaagttcagggaccatttttgtcaatttttgaaagtttagggaccatttttgtcaattttcgaaactttagggaccatttttgtcaattttcaaaactttagggactgttttgtcaattttttgaaacttcagggactattttcgtaaaatttgaaacttcagggactttttattgtttttggcacttaactggactaactgagttctctaactcagttagtggtccCTTGTATTAAATGCTAACCTAGTTAGGATATAACT
This is a stretch of genomic DNA from Helianthus annuus cultivar XRQ/B chromosome 16, HanXRQr2.0-SUNRISE, whole genome shotgun sequence. It encodes these proteins:
- the LOC110916911 gene encoding uncharacterized protein LOC110916911, with protein sequence MQPNSSTSSKKKETRDDKVFPLIKGDEHLLCIKRFKNQIPSEFRSYISRIQDVTPDGHCGYRSVAVGLGFTEHAWPNIRRDLLLEIDHNKPRWKHVFETYNEGDFKRIRKSIEWHSVKGCDESHWMEMPQVGLLIAQRYNIVLHVLSIEWSSTIFPLTDAPLDPRPQAITLIHVHGGHFIHAKLEGDYPMPLVNPLWSAHRSIAAKRWEEMYTPRLEHYYELMHPKSDRDKDREPSLNVIED
- the LOC118488240 gene encoding PKS-NRPS hybrid synthetase CHGG_01239-like produces the protein MVWLVCDRSGEHRSKATVRKAGSKKIGCPFSLLAIRDVTNDTWELKVDCANHNHEPTTSLLGHAFVRRFTKAEYKLVEQLTAQNMEPRIIFQTLRKQFPDSLHVQKDVQNAVQKIRATIMDGKNPIQALESLLHDRRFIYDTRQDPKTDVVTEIFFVHPYSITMWRAFPHVMLIDATYKTNLYNMPFVQVVGMTSTGKSFCIAHAVICKERRGNYVWVLERIKSILHECMMPRVIVTDRELALINACSKVFPNAKRLLCHFHIQQNIARKCKSGFDKEDWGKFMSYWRTLCESSSEPMYKYNLEKMYNRLVVANRESVYDYVYKNWLKDYKEMFVYAWTDKCRNFGQRTTNRVESQHANLKRYITRGSSLERIARCIIDIVETQYDEIQKSFTESIEKTMNHHRHRIATEEDGCVAET